In Candidatus Bathyarchaeota archaeon, a single genomic region encodes these proteins:
- a CDS encoding ribbon-helix-helix protein, CopG family: MKLVTLLLPEAYLEGLEELIRATMYPSRSAAIRAAVRDML, encoded by the coding sequence ATGAAACTTGTAACACTTCTCCTCCCAGAAGCCTATTTAGAAGGACTTGAGGAACTTATAAGAGCGACTATGTATCCAAGTCGAAGCGCGGCGATTCGAGCAGCAGTTAGAGACATGCTTAA